From Drosophila suzukii chromosome 2R, CBGP_Dsuzu_IsoJpt1.0, whole genome shotgun sequence, a single genomic window includes:
- the Vha44 gene encoding V-type proton ATPase subunit C isoform X2, protein MMSEYWIISAPGDKTCQQTYDTMNNLTSKQHNLCNNYKFHIPDLKVGTLDQLVGLSDDLGKLDTYVEQITRKVANYLGEVLEDQRDKLHENLMANNSPGPPDDSMPCRHHQRIKHLSLRHQRKHQHTHHQNKPQHYHHHHHHHQLPQDLKGKSAVTCSPATPPAPAHPNLPAAPAPACACDALAPGSVSGGSLTNLSSSHEPETEPEFDACPCDECFACAPPSTSATASTLLADECYSQTASSMLSATRCALSTVAAIATGSGLGSGPSTSAAAAAAASSSSGGGGPASCSTICSSAYFSTSAPTTSSSVHSSMSRSNSKRLNNNTCSINNNKLSFRSGSHVSQLHLATQHPQQPQQPHHSHPHPHPPPPVHANPLQSPTQKSMSEDEEGDANPNAPEDGETDEDPKSPHSVQSDLSDTFDWWFNKPKRNSKKSSAQQQHETPQQQTQQQPLTPQQHQHQQTQQQHQQHQKQNQNQNPYQNQYQNQYQNQYQNQHLSKAMTFWHQASTTPRSSYRSFFNSLADQIYSKRSTPSQLNINNGFNLTPTHRSSPVSSCCGSSSQGRSSPDTDPAEPPEFPLSPVYAHHKSPNVVLRSTIITAHD, encoded by the exons ATGATGTCCGAATACTGGATTATCTCGGCCCCTGGCGACAAGACCTGCCAGCAGACGTACGACACGATGAACAACCTGACCAGCAAGCAACACAACCTGTGCAATAACTACAAGTTCCATATACCAGACCTCAAG GTCGGCACCCTGGACCAACTGGTGGGCCTCTCCGATGATCTGGGCAAGCTGGACACCTATGTGGAGCAGATCACCCGCAAGGTGGCCAACTACCTGGGCGAGGTGCTGGAGGATCAGCGGGACAAGCTCCACGAGAACCTGATGGCCAACAACA GTCCTGGGCCACCCGACGACAGCATGCCGTGTCGCCACCACCAGCGCATCAAGCATCTCAGCCTGCGACACCAGCGAAAACACCAGCACACGCACCACCAAAACAAACCCCAACACTACCATCACCACCACCATCACCACCAGCTGCCGCAGGATCTCAAGGGTAAATCCGCAGTCACCTGTTCTCCCGCCactcctcctgctcctgcgCACCCCAATCTTCCTGCTGCTCCAGCGCCCGCCTGTGCCTGCGATGCCCTAGCCCCAGGATCCGTATCCGGCGGCAGCCTCACTAACCTGTCGTCAAGCCACGAGCCGGAGACGGAGCCGGAGTTCGATGCCTGCCCGTGCGACGAGTGCTTCGCCTGTGCCCCGCCCAGCACCAGTGCCACGGCCAGCACGCTCCTGGCGGATGAGTGCTACTCGCAGACCGCCTCCTCCATGCTGAGCGCCACGAGGTGTGCGTTGTCCACGGTGGCGGCCATTGCCACTGGGAGCGGATTGGGCAGTGGGCCGAGCACCAGTGCAGCGGCCGCTGCGGctgcctcctcctcctccggcgGAGGGGGTCCCGCCTCCTGCTCGACGATCTGCTCCTCGGCATACTTCTCCACGTCGGCGCCCACGACCAGCAGCTCGGTGCACAGCAGCATGTCCCGCTCTAACAGCAAGCGGCTGAATAACAACACTTGCAGCATCAACAATAACAAGCTCAGCTTCCGCAGCGGCAGTCATGTGAGCCAGTTGCACCTGGCCACTCAGCATCCGCAGCAGCCACAGCAGCCGCACCAttcgcatccgcatccgcatcctcctcctccagtGCATGCCAATCCGCTGCAGTCGCCCACACAAAAGTCCATGTCGGAGGACGAGGAGGGCGATGCGAACCCCAATGCCCCCGAAGATGGGGAGACGGACGAGGACCCCAAGAGTCCGCACAGTGTGCAGTCCGATCTGTCGGACACCTTCGACTGGTGGTTCAATAAGCCCAAGCGTAACTCTAAGAAGAGCAG TGCACAACAGCAACACGAGACACCACAGCAACAGACGCAACAGCAACCACTGACCCCACAGCAACATCAACACCAACAgacacaacaacaacatcaacaacaCCAGAAACAGAACCAGAACCAGAACCCATACCAGAACCAATACCAAAACCAATACCAAAACCAGTACCAAAACCAACACCTATCCAAAGCAATGACATTTTGGCATCAAGCATCGACCACACCGCGCTCTAGTTATCGCTCTTTCTTCAATTCTCTTGCCGATCAAATTTATAGCAAACGTTCTACACCGAGTCAATTAAATATAAACAATGGATTTAATTTAACACCAACACATAGATCGTCTCCAGTGAGTAGTTGTTGTGGCAGTAGTAGCCAGGGGCGATCCAGTCCGGACACGGATCCCGCCGAGCCGCCCGAGTTTCCGCTGAGTCCAG